GCGGCGGATGGCGGGGTGACGAGACTTGCTGTTGGTAGGGGGCGGCGGTCTTCTCGCGACCAAACTAATAAGTGAAGCGAGCAGTGGCTCTCATAAACAACACTATCCCGCGATCTGGCTGACACTCGGGGGTTGAGACGCACAGGGTTTGATGAACTGCAAGACGGCTCTCAAGGTCAGCGTTTGGGGGGGGTGTTTGCTGGGCCGAGGGACAAGGCAAGGGCAGTTGGCCGATTCGGGAAATCATGGCCGGGCCCCATTGTGACTGACTTGCCTCCATGCTCTGTCTGGGTGGCTCCCGACTGGCTGTGGTGGCGACTCGGAAGTCAGGGAGATTAACTTAAGTTAGTACCCAGCCCGTTACGGGGCACCCGTGTGGGATTTTCCAGGGCACACTGCAGCGGCCCGAGGGTCCTGAGGCGCCAGAAAATTGGCACCTACTAGGTGCGCTCCAGGCCGCATGCCGCTATGCCGCCCGCTGTGTGCCGACGTACCCAGGCTGGGTACAGTGGGTGTAGATGCCCGTGAGACTGGAACCTTCCTTCCAGGTTTGAAGCAGGCACCTGATAGGTATGACGGAGACGCGATCCACGGATTCATGGCCAGAGCCTCAAAACGGGCTGCCTTGCCCCACCATGGACACCCTCTGGTGACCAGCGCCGCGAAGTCTTCTGCGACGTTCTGCCGGCTCTGTGCCTGCACAAGCCATCTTGAACCGCCAGTGTACAAGCTGGAACTTTCACttctctttttctttttctcaGCATCGATCCATCACCATCCGCCATCGTACGACCACGGCGAAAGAGCGCGCAGGCTCTTGACTTCACTCTTTAGCACGCCTTCctgccgcgacggccgcacgCGCCGCAAAATCTACCCCTTGCGTGCCTTCTCGTCCCGCCCTGCCGCGATTCTGCCATCGCACACATCCAcgcacgacggcgtcgacgccctaGCGCCTCGACTGAACGCCGCGAACGCATCGCGATTCTCAATATGGCGCTGTGCCAAAACAGACTACAGGAGGAGCGGTGAGTTATCGGAGACGCTCGCCCAGGCTGGCGCTTGAGGCATGGGTGCTGATGCAAATTTGTAGCAAGCAGTGGCGGCGAGACCACCCTTTTGGATTCTATGCGCGCCCGCTACGGACGAAGGAGGGTGTTCTCGACCTGAAGAACTGGGAGTGCGGCGTTCCGGGCAAGGAAAAGACCATTTGGGAGGGCGGCCTGTTCAAGCTGACGATCGCGTTTCCTGACGGTGGGTTTGCACGGCCGTGCTTGCGTCACCGACTTCTGATGTGCTGACACTGGTTTTCCAGAGTATCCTACGAAGCCACCAAAGTGTAAGTGCCTGCAGGGCGAGCTGGTTTCGCGCGATGAATGGCTGCTGACACGTCGCAGGCAAGTTTGTTCCGCCACTATTCCACCCGAACGTCTACCCCTCTGGTACCGTGTGCCTGTCCATCCTCAACGAAGAGGAGGCGTGGAAGCCCGCCATAACGGTCAAGCAGATATT
Above is a genomic segment from Purpureocillium takamizusanense chromosome 2, complete sequence containing:
- the hus5 gene encoding SUMO conjugating enzyme Hus5 (EggNog:ENOG503P1T8~COG:O), translated to MALCQNRLQEERKQWRRDHPFGFYARPLRTKEGVLDLKNWECGVPGKEKTIWEGGLFKLTIAFPDEYPTKPPKCKFVPPLFHPNVYPSGTVCLSILNEEEAWKPAITVKQILLGIQDLLNDPNPESPAQAEAYNLFKRDRVEYEKRVKRVVRENPAP